From Grus americana isolate bGruAme1 chromosome 22, bGruAme1.mat, whole genome shotgun sequence, the proteins below share one genomic window:
- the LOC129195500 gene encoding myosin light chain kinase, smooth muscle-like isoform X1, producing MSQAEGDEETFEYCDVVINSQEKVLDVYTQLEKLGEGKFGTVYRLQEKATGKIRAGKYFRTRTAKEKQAAQAEVELMNLLHHPRLVQCLAAFQGPTELVMVMEYVAGGELFERIVDDDFEHTEPSSTQYLRQILEGLQFMHGQAVVHLDLKPENIVCVSPGSHWLKIIDFGLARKLAPDTPVKVLHGTPEFMAPEVVAFEPVDFFTDMWSVGVICYILLSGESPFQGDNDMETLNNITAARWDFEEETFSEISQQAKEFISQLLQKDPRRRLSSAGALLHPWLQQPQPSSTKPLSKERIKQFLTRRKWQKTGKALLALNRLTLLSQSPERKVSEAQGEEDLGCSPEED from the exons ATGTCCCAGGCAGAAG GAGATGAGGAGACCTTTGAATACTGCGATGTGGTCATCAACAGCCAGGAGAAGGTTTTGGACGTGTACACGCAGCTGGAGAAACTGGGGGA GGGAAAATTTGGGACAGTGTACCGGCTGCAGGAAAAAGCCACCGGCAAAATCCGAGCTGGGAAATATTTCCGGACGCGGACAGCTAAAGAGAAGCAGGCAGCTCAGGCCGAGGTGGAGCTCATGAACCTGCTGCATCACCCGCGCCTCGTGCAGTGCCTCGCTGCCTTCCAGGGTCCCACCGAGCTGGTGATGGTGATGGAGTA CGTGGCAGGTGGGGAGCTCTTTGAGCGCATTGTGGATGATGACTTTGAGCACAcggagcccagcagcacccagtaCCTGCGGCAGATCCTGGAGGGACTGCAGTTCATGCACGGCCAGGCTGTCGTCCACCTCGACCTCAAACCCGAGAACATCGTCTGCGTCAGTCCCGGCAGCCACTGGCTCAAGATCATCGACTTCGGCTTGGCACGGAAGCTGG CTCCAGACACCCCTGTGAAGGTGTTGCACGGCACCCCTGAGTTCATGGCTCCAGAAGTGGTCGCCTTTGAGCCCGTGGACTTCTTCACGGACATGTGGAGTGTTGGTGTCATCTGCTATATCCT GCTGAGTGGGGAGTCCCCATTCCAGGGTGACAATGACATGGAGACGCTGAACAACATCACAGCTGCCCGGTGGGACTTTGAGGAGGAGACCTTCTCAGAGATCTCCCAGCAAGCCAAGGAATTCATCAGCCAACTGCTGCAGAAGGACCCACG CCGCCGTCTGTCCAGCGCAGgggctttgctgcacccctggctgcagcagccccagcccagcagcacgaAGCCGCTGTCGAAGGAGAGGATCAAGCAGTTCCTGACTCGTCGGAAGTGGCAG aaAACAGGCAAAGCCCTGCTGGCCCTCAACAGGTTGACCCTGCTGTCCCAGAGCCCGGAGAGGAAAGTGTCAGAGGCTCAGGGTGAGGAAG ACCTGGGCTGCAGCCCAGAGGAGGACTAA
- the LOC129195500 gene encoding myosin light chain kinase, smooth muscle-like isoform X2, with protein sequence MSQAEGDEETFEYCDVVINSQEKVLDVYTQLEKLGEGKFGTVYRLQEKATGKIRAGKYFRTRTAKEKQAAQAEVELMNLLHHPRLVQCLAAFQGPTELVMVMEYVAGGELFERIVDDDFEHTEPSSTQYLRQILEGLQFMHGQAVVHLDLKPENIVCVSPGSHWLKIIDFGLARKLAPDTPVKVLHGTPEFMAPEVVAFEPVDFFTDMWSVGVICYILLSGESPFQGDNDMETLNNITAARWDFEEETFSEISQQAKEFISQLLQKDPRRRLSSAGALLHPWLQQPQPSSTKPLSKERIKQFLTRRKWQKTGKALLALNRLTLLSQSPERKVSEAQDLGCSPEED encoded by the exons ATGTCCCAGGCAGAAG GAGATGAGGAGACCTTTGAATACTGCGATGTGGTCATCAACAGCCAGGAGAAGGTTTTGGACGTGTACACGCAGCTGGAGAAACTGGGGGA GGGAAAATTTGGGACAGTGTACCGGCTGCAGGAAAAAGCCACCGGCAAAATCCGAGCTGGGAAATATTTCCGGACGCGGACAGCTAAAGAGAAGCAGGCAGCTCAGGCCGAGGTGGAGCTCATGAACCTGCTGCATCACCCGCGCCTCGTGCAGTGCCTCGCTGCCTTCCAGGGTCCCACCGAGCTGGTGATGGTGATGGAGTA CGTGGCAGGTGGGGAGCTCTTTGAGCGCATTGTGGATGATGACTTTGAGCACAcggagcccagcagcacccagtaCCTGCGGCAGATCCTGGAGGGACTGCAGTTCATGCACGGCCAGGCTGTCGTCCACCTCGACCTCAAACCCGAGAACATCGTCTGCGTCAGTCCCGGCAGCCACTGGCTCAAGATCATCGACTTCGGCTTGGCACGGAAGCTGG CTCCAGACACCCCTGTGAAGGTGTTGCACGGCACCCCTGAGTTCATGGCTCCAGAAGTGGTCGCCTTTGAGCCCGTGGACTTCTTCACGGACATGTGGAGTGTTGGTGTCATCTGCTATATCCT GCTGAGTGGGGAGTCCCCATTCCAGGGTGACAATGACATGGAGACGCTGAACAACATCACAGCTGCCCGGTGGGACTTTGAGGAGGAGACCTTCTCAGAGATCTCCCAGCAAGCCAAGGAATTCATCAGCCAACTGCTGCAGAAGGACCCACG CCGCCGTCTGTCCAGCGCAGgggctttgctgcacccctggctgcagcagccccagcccagcagcacgaAGCCGCTGTCGAAGGAGAGGATCAAGCAGTTCCTGACTCGTCGGAAGTGGCAG aaAACAGGCAAAGCCCTGCTGGCCCTCAACAGGTTGACCCTGCTGTCCCAGAGCCCGGAGAGGAAAGTGTCAGAGGCTCAGG ACCTGGGCTGCAGCCCAGAGGAGGACTAA
- the LOC129195500 gene encoding myosin light chain kinase, smooth muscle-like isoform X3: MSQAEGDEETFEYCDVVINSQEKVLDVYTQLEKLGDVAGGELFERIVDDDFEHTEPSSTQYLRQILEGLQFMHGQAVVHLDLKPENIVCVSPGSHWLKIIDFGLARKLAPDTPVKVLHGTPEFMAPEVVAFEPVDFFTDMWSVGVICYILLSGESPFQGDNDMETLNNITAARWDFEEETFSEISQQAKEFISQLLQKDPRRRLSSAGALLHPWLQQPQPSSTKPLSKERIKQFLTRRKWQKTGKALLALNRLTLLSQSPERKVSEAQGEEDLGCSPEED, from the exons ATGTCCCAGGCAGAAG GAGATGAGGAGACCTTTGAATACTGCGATGTGGTCATCAACAGCCAGGAGAAGGTTTTGGACGTGTACACGCAGCTGGAGAAACTGGGGGA CGTGGCAGGTGGGGAGCTCTTTGAGCGCATTGTGGATGATGACTTTGAGCACAcggagcccagcagcacccagtaCCTGCGGCAGATCCTGGAGGGACTGCAGTTCATGCACGGCCAGGCTGTCGTCCACCTCGACCTCAAACCCGAGAACATCGTCTGCGTCAGTCCCGGCAGCCACTGGCTCAAGATCATCGACTTCGGCTTGGCACGGAAGCTGG CTCCAGACACCCCTGTGAAGGTGTTGCACGGCACCCCTGAGTTCATGGCTCCAGAAGTGGTCGCCTTTGAGCCCGTGGACTTCTTCACGGACATGTGGAGTGTTGGTGTCATCTGCTATATCCT GCTGAGTGGGGAGTCCCCATTCCAGGGTGACAATGACATGGAGACGCTGAACAACATCACAGCTGCCCGGTGGGACTTTGAGGAGGAGACCTTCTCAGAGATCTCCCAGCAAGCCAAGGAATTCATCAGCCAACTGCTGCAGAAGGACCCACG CCGCCGTCTGTCCAGCGCAGgggctttgctgcacccctggctgcagcagccccagcccagcagcacgaAGCCGCTGTCGAAGGAGAGGATCAAGCAGTTCCTGACTCGTCGGAAGTGGCAG aaAACAGGCAAAGCCCTGCTGGCCCTCAACAGGTTGACCCTGCTGTCCCAGAGCCCGGAGAGGAAAGTGTCAGAGGCTCAGGGTGAGGAAG ACCTGGGCTGCAGCCCAGAGGAGGACTAA
- the LOC129195621 gene encoding uncharacterized protein DKFZp434B061-like produces the protein MVPQGLEAVGEPQDFQPAATQPGGKCRFLRPRSNSAAEAPQGPRLPILSCHRRCGTRAPSRAPPPSSATRRPPHPSPVTAVSRQSPLLGDFGGPTWIPALQSPSPSSPRGRAEPEPVLVAAAKRRQLRLRWLSPNNPLINSTR, from the coding sequence GATTTCCAACCTGCCGCCACCCAGCCAGGCGGAAAGTGCCGTTTCCTGAGGCCTCGCAGCAACAGCGCAGCAGAAGCACCCCAAGGTCCCCGGCTGCCCATCCTCTCCTGCCACCGTCGCTGCGGCACCCGGGCACCATCACGGGCGCCGCCACCCAGCTCGGCCACCCGCCGCCCTCCACACCCCAGCCCAGTGACGGCCGTCTCACGGCAAAGCCCCCTCCTTGGGGATTTTGGAGGTCCCACGTGGATCCCTGCCTTGCAAAGCCCTTCGCCATCATCCCCCCGCGGCCGCGCTGAACCAGAGCCGGTGCTCGTGGCGGCGGCGAAGCGGCGGCAGCTCCGGCTGCGATGGCTGTCCCCAAATAATCCTCTTATAAATTCCACGagataa